One Fusobacterium ulcerans DNA segment encodes these proteins:
- a CDS encoding autotransporter-associated N-terminal domain-containing protein produces the protein MRKNDIEKSLKRFLKRKISYSLSLLIAFMITGGISFGAGITTEEIQETKNDILTRIETEREEIKRKIAENERLIKEYNSDFVELVRKGDFYSKPLIPSTQVFFSYQYLDNGKTKDRTAKEFKETIDAVNKHYGTTSGESLLKSTGNIGKDKVLSGNGVVVDNEVFRETIEVGANIKPVEPVLPTISPNVSVNVSAPVVNLGTLPGTVNPIMPSVPSVIAPTITAPSTPGGINVNVSTPAAVAKITVTAPTAKTPAIPAEKNIEIKTPTLPQGYEPTMITLPTAPTLPVVVPVNVSSPSIAGSGANPSVQYFWWNGNNGVISQISLKSGEYIINGNSGNYSVGVTGYDAEAFPGTTPSGTKPTENKVYNVPQQFFHTLLNVPYSYYGENTKIVFNSNNAKLIDLETEGMVNGNLDNRVTEGLITSATRDRLREYQTYTGIKGEDGTELLFVNKGEIEINGTGSAYFFTTSHTNGNYRTNYLDNEGTITVNGDKSIVYMHSPDTSQSKAYIYSNGPTGKIYVDGVGASLMQWAYSNLPHNRAAFVNEGTAEIRGAEAIALYMSNNSAFNNGHAAYIKKAIDLLGDKSIGMVAQNTNIINEKNIVKFNIGNKEQTIVKGNSLTSIFTNADGTPRANDPTLVEQGIGILMDNSSTTKTAAQIEIGKYSYGGIGIFGKQGTIEILAPSGTSGEKSNITISDGEKNTGIIAKGGDVKFNGDILIKGGKDNRAAVAESGKKITITGNVTAGSNDKKIEDSVILYAKDNGTVITVENDKLNLKLSGDSTGIFATSQGKVAANRTSLTLSQPDASGNIPEPTAEVNIYVEGKKDTDGKIKGLGLYTSSGGNISAKNTYVKVKNGAVGIASVGNGSKVDLTGGIIDYEGNGYAVYTSDNGEIDLTNGEIILRGKATALELDFAGGVNPIKLQGARITVMSNDAIIANLKNAGVLNIADLESNISTNLGGVTFKNGTNGSEVFDKYKVAAIDGGTLNIDTNIDKGDTSTSSPGFYYYRRFLGQRLKISVLDNVTVNASINSAYASEYFKGQVVGLEINSSSSATGISDTQINLGQGAKIVASRLDSGSGAIGAYINYGEITLDTGSSIEVEKTLKNENGVGIYAVNGSKVTNKGNITVDGNYGIGIFGTAYRTDSSNIPVVNEFGGKAGEGELEINNAQNITLLGMGTVGIYAKNNNGSVSSEKTKVNNTGNITVGDSNTSTSVGIYGEKAEISNTGTISVGAGGVAIYATTGSKVTNLGTLKLGSDGIGIMADGTSTITATNVILGSNAGTDDSGKTGVFYKGSASGIDNKSIALNVNAENLDKGTAIYVENMNVTSSGALNVGKEGIGIFVKGNSTQTGTNTGTIDLTAGKNDAVGMYTTTANILNNTGGSINVNDTSQIGMYAEEANHKATNKGTINLNADSSTGIYVKLGAVAELDTGNSIVFNKKFSVGVFAENATVNFKDDLTFANNNENKNIYVYGKGATVGIDPGKIVTVDGMETPTTAGNKTVGIYLENAGTGSTFTSNTTGQLVVQREAVGIYSKGNNTLNVNVTATGEKTTGVFIDGGSTITGTVTAQGTSTAGAVGVYGSGGAVTIGAGGLALKTDTGKGTGMYLTDGAHAAGGKITVNNTATVDNIGVYYSKGTASGTVTNGAEVELTGNKSIGIYAADGINLVNTKNITSTGLNNNIASYVGGNSTLTSNGNITMTGTDGNIGIYTGKGSGINNGAIDLTGSIGRSSAGMVAKTDTSSDTASVENKNRITVGSNLGMYVAGNGTSSGKNTGTITATTGTGVYVNGSGNSFNGTGGTITSNAVGIYLKDTGANKITAGTLNIASGGVGVFGENAKIDFAVNVTGTGAVGVAAKSGTVISGNITTGQGSVGAYLLDGTVTFNGANITTGANSSSGTSVGVLFDNTIAGPYTMNNVSVNAKNGVGIYLGGAGMTLNHNGTVTTEGGIGIYVKNGTTLTTGESTLNISNGGTGVYIDGGIANLGTSGNLKFNFGTGGGIGVFNNGGTLNLGNNITAIGSGSLAATSNGSLISSGNLNIGEGGTGLLGTYDNGTTTLKNITNNGGTITAHTGGIGLAAIKGTSTPTAKVTINNSGIINANGISNGVNPSPSIGIFTDVADVINTGTINVGSNGIGIYSNHNGVLTSVKNDNMKMTGTDGIGVYLKGTTAGLTSNNINSTGSRNTGVVLEGVTSAIDAGTITLGNESIGVLATNGTNSLIDGTISVGASSGTKSAIGIVANGGSNVTVAGTSTITAGNGGIGVYAEGAGTIVTVADTGNITVGTDGIYMYSKGAALTFTGNITADNQIGIVADGGSVTSSGSSSITAKNGGIGAYVKNAAPAFGTTAITVQSGVAETTSAPAKYSVGIYYDSVASAGIIPTVTQTGNYTIGRVLNKSTGTVSGGISIGSSGNNQVGVMAKENSNLTVTGGISVIGGNSNIGVYGKSSAIAVNGNISVASAASLTNSSIGVFIDKGIYNGTTGDISVGNNSIGIYGKDLNGGSISQTGTVMTVSNSGVGIYGTGTGNGTENINLTMTTGITLGNNNSIGVYAKNINTSVTGDIHVGTNTSIGIVSEGNGNVTYTGDLAIANKGTGEKDTGSVGIYKLNGTGTINTLAGNWNVGNNGYGIFLKQAAGQSATINNNADMTLGTAAVGIFSSGKNTVNNTGDIIVGKTDVKGDHDNIENHLNSIGIYATGGTKVNNAGNITVNYDHSVGIYGDGAETRIQNTGTINVDGGGVGILVRDGAVAVNAVGGNIILGSTSAPDPCTAITVGMAAYSGARIENAGTITVNEGVGMLIGQGATFNNSGTIYLKNGIGIEGPGAVNNYGDIVILPGGNGTPGANVGVSKAEVGSVKIESDGTITINDKYVSIGGTLSTAGNIVVNGAYVDVTTGTPLFNANSVSGEVKLLPNFAATGNGISYEIEGFINTAMGTITGNKLTPVTSPLFIAKVTDKGSLVIAKKPYADLTIGDQFDALDKGLDNILKNSGGNGKDAEILKGLNEYLEGLPADQFERETSLKLAETRGDIYATIQGRMQDINRAFDNSFYELESSYNLTKDSSKYSVIYTDGNYKDSTLGIDDYDYKVMGVLYMKEKEGTEYGSKYGYTLGFTGSKFDFDDGGSKEDVYSLRVGAHRVKNLSEEHKVSWLSRIELGYNRHIAKRKLNLQETFENKGEYNTYSVALDNRLTKVIYTDLSRQLDVYADLDLEYGKVDDFKESAGSKGGLEVQIKDNDYLSAQAGAGVKASQRIYAGNDVSVKVTADVKYAYELGDNYDGNKARLKNGREGYYSLITPEESEGKLTGKIGLTIEKANHMGVTFEVEAADEGNRKDSSIKYGMRFNYKF, from the coding sequence ATGAGAAAAAATGATATTGAAAAATCTTTAAAAAGATTTTTGAAAAGAAAAATTAGTTACTCTCTTTCACTTTTGATAGCCTTCATGATAACAGGAGGAATATCTTTTGGTGCGGGAATAACAACAGAAGAGATACAGGAAACGAAAAATGATATTTTAACTAGAATAGAAACAGAACGTGAAGAAATAAAAAGGAAAATAGCTGAAAATGAAAGACTGATAAAAGAATATAATTCAGACTTTGTGGAGCTTGTAAGAAAAGGAGATTTTTATTCTAAACCTTTAATTCCAAGTACACAAGTTTTTTTTAGTTATCAATATTTAGATAATGGAAAAACAAAAGACAGAACAGCCAAAGAATTTAAAGAAACTATAGATGCTGTTAATAAGCATTATGGAACAACAAGTGGAGAAAGTTTATTAAAATCTACAGGAAATATAGGAAAAGACAAGGTGTTATCTGGAAATGGAGTGGTAGTTGATAATGAAGTATTTAGAGAAACAATAGAAGTGGGGGCTAATATAAAACCTGTTGAGCCAGTATTACCAACAATCAGTCCAAATGTATCAGTAAATGTATCAGCACCAGTGGTAAATCTTGGGACATTGCCAGGGACAGTAAACCCTATAATGCCATCAGTACCATCAGTAATAGCACCAACAATAACAGCACCGTCAACTCCTGGAGGGATAAATGTAAATGTATCAACTCCAGCAGCAGTTGCTAAAATTACAGTAACAGCACCAACAGCAAAAACACCTGCAATTCCAGCAGAGAAAAATATAGAAATAAAAACTCCTACTTTGCCTCAGGGATATGAGCCAACTATGATAACTTTACCTACAGCTCCAACATTACCAGTTGTAGTTCCTGTAAATGTCTCATCTCCTTCAATAGCTGGAAGTGGGGCAAATCCAAGTGTACAATACTTTTGGTGGAATGGAAATAATGGAGTAATATCTCAAATAAGTTTAAAATCTGGAGAATATATTATAAATGGAAACTCAGGAAACTATAGTGTGGGAGTAACAGGATATGATGCAGAAGCATTTCCTGGAACAACTCCTAGTGGAACTAAACCAACAGAAAATAAAGTCTATAATGTTCCTCAACAATTTTTTCATACTTTATTAAATGTACCATATTCATATTATGGAGAAAATACAAAAATAGTTTTTAATTCAAATAATGCTAAACTTATTGATCTTGAAACTGAAGGAATGGTAAATGGAAATTTAGATAATAGAGTAACAGAAGGACTTATAACTTCAGCAACACGTGATAGATTAAGGGAGTATCAGACATATACTGGAATTAAAGGAGAAGATGGAACGGAACTTTTATTCGTTAATAAAGGTGAGATAGAAATAAATGGAACAGGATCAGCATATTTTTTTACAACATCACATACTAATGGAAATTATAGAACTAATTATTTAGATAATGAAGGAACAATTACTGTCAATGGAGATAAATCTATTGTATATATGCATTCTCCTGATACAAGTCAGTCTAAAGCATATATTTATTCAAATGGGCCAACTGGAAAAATATATGTAGATGGAGTAGGAGCTTCATTGATGCAGTGGGCTTATTCAAATTTACCTCATAACAGAGCTGCATTTGTAAATGAAGGAACTGCTGAAATAAGAGGAGCAGAGGCAATTGCTCTATATATGTCGAATAATAGTGCATTTAATAATGGGCATGCGGCTTATATTAAAAAAGCTATTGATCTGTTAGGGGATAAGAGTATTGGAATGGTTGCTCAAAATACCAATATAATAAATGAAAAAAATATCGTAAAATTTAATATTGGAAATAAAGAACAAACTATAGTAAAAGGGAATTCGTTAACTAGTATTTTTACTAATGCTGATGGGACTCCAAGAGCAAATGATCCAACTTTAGTAGAGCAGGGTATTGGAATATTGATGGACAATAGTTCTACAACTAAAACAGCTGCTCAAATAGAAATTGGAAAATATTCATATGGTGGGATAGGTATCTTTGGAAAGCAAGGTACAATAGAAATATTAGCTCCATCTGGAACTTCTGGAGAGAAAAGCAATATAACAATTTCAGATGGAGAAAAAAATACTGGAATTATTGCTAAAGGTGGAGATGTAAAGTTTAATGGAGACATCTTAATAAAAGGTGGAAAAGATAATAGAGCAGCAGTTGCAGAAAGCGGGAAAAAAATAACTATAACTGGAAATGTAACAGCTGGAAGTAATGATAAAAAAATTGAAGACAGTGTTATTTTATATGCAAAAGATAATGGAACAGTAATAACTGTAGAAAATGACAAATTAAATTTAAAATTGTCAGGGGATAGTACTGGAATTTTTGCAACAAGTCAGGGAAAAGTAGCTGCAAATAGAACTTCTTTAACTCTTTCACAACCTGATGCCAGTGGAAATATTCCAGAACCTACTGCGGAAGTCAACATTTATGTAGAAGGGAAAAAAGATACTGATGGAAAGATCAAAGGTCTAGGATTGTATACAAGTTCTGGAGGAAATATCAGTGCTAAAAATACTTATGTTAAAGTTAAAAATGGTGCTGTTGGAATAGCTTCAGTAGGTAATGGATCAAAAGTTGACTTGACAGGAGGTATAATAGATTATGAAGGAAATGGATATGCTGTTTATACTTCTGACAATGGAGAAATTGATTTAACAAATGGAGAAATAATTTTAAGAGGTAAGGCTACTGCATTGGAATTAGATTTTGCAGGAGGAGTTAATCCAATAAAGCTTCAAGGTGCAAGAATTACTGTTATGTCTAATGATGCAATAATAGCTAACTTAAAAAATGCTGGTGTCCTAAATATAGCAGACTTAGAAAGTAATATTTCTACAAACTTAGGTGGAGTAACTTTTAAGAATGGAACAAACGGCAGTGAAGTATTTGATAAATATAAAGTTGCAGCAATAGATGGAGGAACTCTTAATATTGATACAAATATAGATAAGGGAGATACTTCAACAAGCAGTCCAGGATTTTATTATTATAGAAGATTCTTAGGACAAAGACTTAAAATAAGTGTTCTAGATAATGTAACAGTTAATGCTTCGATAAATAGTGCTTATGCTTCAGAATATTTTAAAGGACAAGTTGTAGGACTTGAAATAAACTCTAGCTCTTCTGCTACAGGAATAAGCGATACTCAAATAAATCTTGGACAGGGAGCTAAAATTGTGGCGTCGAGACTGGATAGTGGAAGTGGAGCAATTGGAGCATATATAAATTATGGTGAAATTACTCTTGATACAGGAAGTTCTATAGAAGTGGAAAAAACTTTAAAAAATGAAAATGGAGTAGGAATATATGCTGTAAATGGAAGTAAAGTAACTAATAAAGGAAATATTACTGTTGATGGAAACTATGGAATAGGTATCTTTGGTACAGCATATAGAACAGATTCATCTAATATCCCTGTTGTTAATGAATTTGGTGGAAAAGCTGGCGAAGGTGAATTAGAAATAAATAATGCTCAGAACATCACTTTATTAGGTATGGGTACTGTTGGTATTTATGCAAAAAATAATAATGGTTCTGTTTCTAGTGAAAAAACTAAAGTAAACAATACAGGAAATATAACTGTAGGGGATTCAAATACATCTACTTCAGTAGGGATTTATGGTGAAAAAGCCGAAATTTCAAACACAGGAACAATTTCAGTGGGAGCTGGAGGGGTAGCTATATATGCAACAACTGGAAGTAAAGTTACAAATCTTGGAACTTTAAAACTTGGTTCTGATGGTATAGGAATTATGGCTGATGGAACTTCTACTATTACAGCAACTAATGTAATTCTGGGAAGTAATGCTGGAACAGATGATAGTGGAAAAACTGGTGTTTTCTATAAAGGTTCAGCAAGTGGAATTGATAATAAAAGTATAGCCTTAAATGTAAATGCAGAAAACCTTGATAAAGGAACAGCTATATACGTTGAAAATATGAATGTAACTTCTTCTGGAGCTTTAAATGTAGGTAAAGAAGGAATAGGTATTTTTGTAAAAGGAAATTCAACTCAGACAGGTACAAATACTGGAACTATAGATCTTACAGCTGGGAAAAATGATGCAGTAGGTATGTATACAACAACTGCAAATATTCTTAATAATACAGGGGGAAGTATAAATGTAAATGATACTTCTCAAATAGGAATGTATGCAGAAGAGGCGAATCATAAAGCAACAAACAAGGGAACAATTAATCTGAATGCAGATAGTTCTACTGGTATATATGTGAAATTAGGTGCTGTAGCAGAGCTTGATACAGGAAACAGCATAGTATTTAACAAGAAATTCAGTGTAGGAGTTTTTGCTGAGAATGCTACAGTAAACTTTAAAGATGATTTGACTTTTGCAAATAATAATGAAAATAAGAATATATATGTTTATGGTAAAGGTGCAACAGTTGGAATAGATCCTGGAAAAATTGTAACAGTAGATGGAATGGAAACTCCAACAACAGCAGGAAATAAAACTGTAGGAATCTATCTTGAAAATGCTGGTACTGGAAGTACATTTACAAGTAATACAACAGGCCAACTTGTTGTTCAAAGAGAAGCTGTAGGTATCTATTCAAAAGGCAATAATACTTTAAATGTAAATGTAACAGCTACAGGAGAAAAAACTACAGGAGTATTTATTGATGGAGGATCAACTATAACAGGAACTGTAACTGCTCAAGGAACATCAACAGCTGGAGCAGTAGGAGTATATGGAAGTGGCGGAGCTGTAACAATAGGCGCTGGAGGCCTTGCTCTTAAAACAGATACAGGTAAAGGAACAGGAATGTATCTTACTGATGGGGCTCATGCAGCAGGAGGAAAAATCACTGTAAACAATACAGCTACAGTTGATAATATAGGAGTATACTACAGCAAGGGAACAGCTTCAGGAACTGTGACAAATGGAGCTGAAGTTGAACTTACAGGAAATAAAAGTATAGGAATATATGCAGCAGATGGAATAAATCTTGTAAATACTAAAAATATAACATCTACAGGGTTAAATAATAATATAGCTTCATATGTAGGAGGAAACTCAACACTGACTTCAAATGGAAATATAACTATGACAGGTACAGACGGCAACATAGGTATATATACAGGAAAGGGAAGTGGAATAAATAATGGAGCTATTGATTTAACAGGATCTATAGGAAGATCATCAGCAGGGATGGTGGCTAAAACTGATACATCATCAGATACAGCTTCTGTAGAAAACAAGAATAGAATTACAGTAGGAAGCAATCTTGGAATGTATGTAGCAGGAAACGGAACAAGTTCAGGAAAAAATACAGGAACAATAACTGCAACAACAGGAACAGGAGTGTATGTAAATGGTTCTGGAAATAGTTTTAATGGAACTGGAGGAACTATCACATCAAATGCAGTAGGAATTTATCTGAAGGATACAGGTGCAAATAAAATCACTGCTGGAACTTTAAATATAGCTTCAGGAGGAGTAGGAGTATTTGGAGAAAATGCCAAGATAGACTTTGCAGTAAATGTAACAGGAACAGGAGCGGTAGGAGTTGCAGCTAAAAGTGGAACAGTAATATCAGGAAATATAACAACAGGACAGGGTTCGGTTGGAGCATATCTTCTTGATGGTACAGTAACATTTAATGGAGCAAATATAACAACAGGAGCTAATAGTAGTTCAGGAACATCAGTAGGAGTCCTATTTGACAATACAATAGCAGGTCCATACACTATGAATAATGTAAGTGTAAATGCCAAAAATGGAGTGGGAATATATCTAGGCGGAGCTGGAATGACTCTTAACCATAATGGAACTGTAACTACTGAAGGTGGAATTGGTATATATGTAAAAAATGGAACTACATTGACAACAGGAGAATCAACATTAAATATAAGCAATGGTGGAACAGGAGTATATATAGATGGTGGTATAGCTAATCTTGGAACATCAGGAAATCTTAAATTTAATTTTGGAACTGGTGGTGGAATAGGAGTATTCAATAATGGAGGAACTCTTAATCTTGGAAACAACATAACAGCAATTGGTTCAGGATCTCTTGCAGCAACTTCAAATGGAAGTTTGATTTCATCTGGAAATTTGAACATAGGTGAAGGTGGAACAGGACTTCTTGGAACATATGATAATGGAACTACAACACTAAAGAATATAACAAATAATGGTGGAACAATAACAGCCCATACTGGTGGAATAGGTCTTGCAGCTATAAAAGGAACAAGTACTCCAACAGCAAAAGTCACTATAAATAATAGTGGAATAATTAATGCAAATGGAATCTCAAATGGAGTTAACCCTTCTCCTTCTATCGGTATCTTTACAGATGTAGCTGATGTAATAAATACTGGAACTATTAATGTAGGAAGTAATGGAATAGGAATTTATTCTAATCATAATGGAGTTCTTACATCAGTAAAAAATGATAATATGAAAATGACAGGAACAGATGGAATAGGAGTATATCTTAAAGGGACAACAGCTGGACTTACATCAAATAATATAAATTCAACAGGATCAAGAAATACAGGAGTAGTTCTTGAGGGAGTAACATCAGCTATTGATGCAGGAACTATTACTTTAGGAAATGAAAGTATAGGAGTGTTAGCAACAAATGGAACAAATTCTCTAATAGATGGAACTATTTCAGTAGGTGCTTCAAGTGGAACTAAGAGTGCAATAGGAATAGTAGCAAATGGTGGTTCTAATGTCACTGTAGCAGGAACATCGACTATTACAGCTGGAAATGGTGGTATAGGAGTATACGCTGAAGGAGCTGGAACGATAGTTACAGTAGCTGATACAGGAAATATTACAGTAGGAACAGATGGAATATATATGTATTCAAAAGGTGCTGCCTTGACTTTCACAGGAAATATTACCGCAGACAACCAAATAGGAATAGTAGCAGATGGAGGAAGTGTAACTTCCAGCGGAAGCTCAAGTATAACAGCTAAAAATGGTGGAATAGGTGCATATGTAAAAAATGCAGCTCCTGCATTTGGTACAACAGCAATTACGGTTCAAAGTGGAGTTGCTGAGACAACTTCTGCTCCAGCAAAATATTCAGTAGGAATTTACTATGATAGTGTAGCATCAGCAGGAATAATACCAACAGTTACACAGACAGGAAATTATACAATTGGTAGGGTTTTAAATAAATCAACAGGAACTGTATCTGGTGGAATTTCTATAGGAAGTTCTGGAAATAATCAGGTAGGAGTAATGGCAAAAGAAAACTCTAATCTTACAGTAACAGGAGGAATATCTGTAATAGGAGGAAATAGTAATATTGGTGTATATGGAAAAAGCAGTGCAATAGCAGTTAATGGAAATATATCAGTTGCTTCTGCTGCTTCATTAACAAATTCATCAATAGGAGTATTTATAGATAAAGGGATATATAATGGAACTACAGGAGATATTTCAGTTGGTAATAATAGTATTGGAATCTATGGAAAAGATTTGAATGGAGGATCAATTTCTCAAACTGGAACTGTTATGACTGTAAGTAATAGTGGAGTTGGTATATATGGAACTGGTACAGGTAATGGAACAGAAAATATCAATTTAACAATGACTACAGGAATAACACTTGGAAATAATAATTCTATAGGAGTATATGCAAAAAATATAAATACATCTGTCACAGGTGATATACATGTTGGAACAAATACAAGTATAGGAATAGTAAGTGAAGGAAATGGAAATGTAACATATACAGGTGACTTGGCAATAGCGAATAAAGGAACTGGGGAAAAGGATACTGGATCAGTAGGTATCTATAAGTTGAATGGAACTGGAACTATAAATACATTAGCAGGTAACTGGAATGTAGGAAATAATGGATATGGAATTTTCTTGAAACAAGCAGCAGGACAATCAGCAACAATTAACAATAATGCTGATATGACTTTAGGAACAGCAGCTGTAGGAATATTCTCAAGTGGAAAAAATACAGTAAATAATACTGGAGATATAATTGTAGGGAAAACTGATGTAAAAGGTGATCACGATAATATAGAAAATCATCTTAATTCAATAGGAATCTATGCAACTGGCGGAACTAAAGTAAATAATGCAGGAAATATAACTGTAAATTATGATCATTCAGTAGGAATCTATGGAGATGGAGCAGAAACAAGGATTCAAAATACAGGAACTATTAATGTTGATGGTGGAGGAGTAGGAATCCTTGTAAGAGATGGAGCAGTAGCAGTAAATGCTGTTGGAGGAAATATCATCTTAGGAAGTACATCAGCACCAGATCCTTGTACAGCGATTACAGTAGGAATGGCAGCATATTCAGGAGCTAGAATAGAAAATGCAGGAACAATAACTGTTAATGAAGGTGTTGGAATGCTTATAGGACAAGGTGCAACATTTAATAACAGTGGAACTATTTATTTAAAAAATGGAATAGGGATAGAAGGACCAGGAGCTGTAAATAACTATGGGGATATAGTTATTCTTCCAGGTGGAAATGGAACTCCAGGAGCAAATGTAGGAGTATCCAAAGCGGAAGTAGGAAGTGTAAAAATTGAATCAGATGGAACAATAACAATCAATGATAAATATGTATCTATTGGAGGAACACTTTCAACAGCAGGAAATATAGTAGTAAATGGAGCCTATGTAGATGTAACAACAGGAACACCTCTATTTAATGCAAATAGTGTAAGTGGAGAAGTAAAACTACTTCCAAACTTTGCAGCAACAGGAAATGGAATTTCATATGAGATAGAAGGCTTTATAAATACAGCAATGGGAACAATAACAGGAAACAAACTTACTCCTGTGACATCACCTCTGTTTATTGCAAAAGTAACAGATAAAGGAAGCCTTGTTATTGCTAAGAAGCCTTATGCTGATTTGACAATAGGTGATCAGTTTGATGCGCTTGATAAAGGATTGGATAATATTCTTAAAAATAGTGGCGGAAATGGAAAAGATGCTGAAATTCTGAAAGGCTTGAATGAATATCTGGAAGGACTTCCAGCAGACCAGTTTGAAAGAGAGACATCATTGAAGCTAGCTGAAACAAGAGGAGATATCTATGCAACTATTCAAGGAAGAATGCAGGATATCAACAGAGCATTTGACAACTCTTTCTATGAACTTGAATCTTCATATAATCTGACAAAAGACAGCAGTAAATACAGCGTTATCTATACTGATGGAAACTATAAAGATTCTACATTGGGAATAGACGACTATGATTACAAAGTAATGGGAGTTCTTTATATGAAAGAGAAGGAAGGAACAGAGTATGGAAGCAAGTATGGATATACATTAGGATTTACAGGATCAAAGTTTGACTTTGATGATGGTGGATCAAAAGAGGATGTATACTCATTAAGAGTAGGAGCACATAGAGTTAAAAATCTAAGTGAGGAACATAAAGTATCATGGCTGTCAAGAATAGAGCTTGGATACAACAGACATATTGCGAAGAGAAAGCTTAATCTTCAAGAAACATTTGAAAATAAGGGAGAATACAATACTTACTCTGTAGCACTTGACAACAGACTTACAAAGGTTATCTATACAGATCTTTCTAGACAGTTAGATGTATATGCTGATTTAGATTTAGAGTATGGAAAAGTAGATGACTTTAAAGAAAGTGCTGGAAGCAAAGGCGGACTTGAAGTGCAGATTAAAGACAATGATTATCTAAGCGCACAGGCAGGAGCTGGAGTGAAGGCATCTCAAAGAATCTATGCAGGAAATGACGTCTCAGTAAAAGTAACAGCAGATGTAAAATATGCATATGAGCTTGGAGACAACTATGATGGAAACAAAGCAAGACTTAAAAATGGAAGAGAAGGATATTACAGTCTAATCACTCCAGAAGAGAGCGAAGGAAAACTGACTGGTAAAATTGGACTTACAATAGAAAAAGCCAACCACATGGGAGTAACATTCGAAGTGGAAGCAGCAGATGAAGGAAATAGAAAAGATTCATCAATTAAATATGGAATGAGATTCAATTACAAATTTTAA
- a CDS encoding adhesion protein FadA — MKKILVGCILAVSVASYSATDVMSTLEQLELNLQQLEAEEKAMYNQRKAEAEEAERTLANQRKMYAEISEKEKKISSVKDNKFYKDQYQELAKKYGEAKKELEIDMKKQEEIINIFEAIK, encoded by the coding sequence GTGAAAAAGATATTAGTAGGATGTATTTTAGCAGTATCAGTGGCGTCATATTCAGCAACAGATGTAATGTCAACATTGGAACAGCTTGAACTCAATCTCCAGCAACTGGAGGCTGAGGAAAAAGCTATGTATAATCAAAGAAAAGCAGAGGCCGAGGAAGCAGAAAGAACTTTAGCAAATCAAAGAAAAATGTATGCAGAAATATCAGAGAAAGAGAAAAAAATATCAAGTGTAAAAGATAATAAATTTTATAAAGATCAATATCAGGAACTAGCAAAAAAATATGGAGAGGCTAAAAAAGAATTGGAAATAGATATGAAAAAGCAAGAAGAAATAATAAATATTTTTGAAGCTATAAAATAA
- a CDS encoding HU family DNA-binding protein: protein MKETEIIREYKEKRKLKNLKTAKEKIEAFWETLIDSLQEDERLIFKGWGTFEVKKIKERIFNNPRTKKIEKISPINKIVFKQGKILKKKFNEEI, encoded by the coding sequence ATGAAAGAAACAGAAATTATAAGAGAATATAAAGAAAAAAGAAAATTAAAAAACTTAAAAACTGCAAAAGAAAAAATAGAAGCTTTTTGGGAAACTTTAATAGATAGTTTGCAGGAAGATGAAAGGCTAATTTTTAAAGGATGGGGAACTTTTGAAGTAAAAAAAATTAAAGAAAGAATATTTAATAATCCAAGAACAAAGAAAATAGAAAAAATATCACCAATAAATAAAATAGTATTTAAACAAGGGAAGATATTAAAGAAAAAATTTAATGAGGAAATATAA